In Isosphaera pallida ATCC 43644, the sequence TACATGACGGCGATCCTTTTCGCCGTCAAACCGCTTCGCCGACTCGACCAGACCAAAAGATCAATGCGGCCTCCCCAGTGTAGGTGACGCTTTGGACTCCGACAACCTCTCTGATAGCCCGGAGTTACCTGCTCGGAGATTCCGCGCCACAATCGAACCACCTGGCTTCCCGCGTGTGGATCTGCTTCGTTTTCCGCTTCGTTTCAGTTCAGTTCGATGCGTGGACTTGTTGGCCAGCAGTAGGTCGCCGGCGCAGATGATCTGGCAAGTCCGGCACAGTCAAACCCAGCCAACGACGAATTCGGGATTCGTCGATCTTGCAGATTCCCAAAAGGGTGGCCACTATCAACTTGAGGTCGTGAGTCAATCCAATCCGCTCAATGTAGTGCAGATCGTAGATCAGTTTGCGACGTACATCGTCGAGTTCCACGTCGGGAGGCAACGAGATTTGCGCCAATCCGGTGATGCCGGGCGGGACCGCCATGCGGGCGCGATAACCGGCAATCTTAGGAGCGATTTGTTCAACAATCTCGGGACGCTCCGGGCGAGGACCCACCAGGCTCATTTCGCCGCGCAACACGTTGAACAGTTGGGGCAGCTCGTCCAAGTGGGATTTCCGCAGAAACATTCCTAACCGCGTGATCCGCGGATCACGCGGTTGGCACCAAACGGCTCCGGTCTTCGCCTCGCTATCGTTGCGCATCGAGCGAATCTTATACATTATGAATGGGCGGCCACCTCGTCCTAAACGCACCTGTCGATACAGACCCGGACCGGGCGAGCTGATTCGCACCGCCACGATGCAGACGGCGATGAGCGGAAGGGTAATCGGGATCAGCAACAGGGCCAAGCTGAGGTCCATCACCCGTTTGACGCGTAGGACGGCTTCAGAGGGAATGTATTCTAACGCAGCGATCGGCGGCGACGTCGCGTCGAGCCCCGGCGTGGTGGAACGCAGGGAGTGGCCGTCGAGTTCGCCTTCGAACGAGGTCGATGACATAGGAGTGCCCGTGCTGAGGGAAGAAAAGGGATTCACCGACTTCTCTACGACCACTCCGACCGTTGCGGACGGGTCGAATCGCTTCGAAGCGGGTGGCTCCAGGGAGGTGGGGTCCAATCCAGGTGGCAATTCGCCGGCAAGATCAACTTCCAATGGGTCGAGCCTCTTCCGATTTCAGTTCGGCGTAAAAAGGGATGCGACTTGGAAGTAAGACCGAAGAGAGTGTCATTCATTGGATCTGTTGGAATCGGGGCAAGCCCAGCGCTTCGGTTACCTGAACGGAGCGGAACTTGAAGGAGCAGAGCTTGGACTCGCCGCCGCCTCGCAAGACCGGCCACTCAACGACGATTTCGGTTTGGGCTCGCCGCGACCATTCCAAACCAATCCATGATCCCTCATCGGCTCCACAGGTCCCTCCCAGCCCGCCTCCGCGGCGGAAATCAGGTTGACCATCTCTCGAGTCGTGACGTAGTGATAGCGAAACCCGGAATCCTCCGCGGCCCGACGGGACAGCTCCTCGTGGAACCGCACCATCGGATCACCCAACAGCATGTCGATGTTGCGCGGGTTGGCCCCGTGGGTGTGCAACTTGACGAAAATCCAGTCAGGTCGTCCTTGAACCCCAATCCGTGCCGAAATCCAGCGGTCCAAACGGACCCCTGTGGGAACTTGGTTGCCCTGAAGGTTGGAGTTCTCCAACCGCGGCAACACCCCCCACTTCCGGTTGGACCAATCAAGCAACAATGGACCTTGCACTATCAACAGCGAACGATCATGACCCGGTGTCGGAAAGTCCCAGGATCGTCTTCGCGCCCGCAACCGCTCTCCTCGATCGTGTGACTTGGGACGATCAGGGTCGTCCCAGGCGCGATAGATCGCGTTGAGCATGCGGGTTTGCGTGGGACTCGGCGCAGAGGGGAGTGTGAAGTCACCATAGCACCCAGTTTCCCGAAGAATGTCGAGTTCGTTGTTGATTCCGCAAAACCGACCATCAGGACGGGAATTATCTAGCGCCCAGTTGCCGTGGACGAATCCGTAGGCGAGTTGGCCGTCGGGTCGTCGGGCGAGTTGGCTGTGGCGATGGGCGTAGAGATCGCGGGCTTCAAGAAGGGTACGGCGTAAATTTTCCGGCGTGTCGCCATCGTGGTGCAAATGCAGTTCGACCTCGCCGAACCCCGCCTGGCAAAGTTCGGCCAGGCCATCGAGTTCGCGGGGGTCGTACATCTCGATGGGGTGGAAGAAGGTGTGGCGGGGTGGGCGGCCGTCGCAGTCTTTGAAACCACCGAAGAGTCGAGGATAGTCTCGGACCCAGCGTTCAACCCGTTTGAGGGCGGTGGTCTGATCGACCCCGCCGTTTTGAGGCTCGTAGTGATCGGCGATCGCCAAAATGACGCTCAAAGGAGAAGGAAGGGGGCGTCCCCAACGACGGATGAGGCCATCGATCACGTAGAAAGGCAGCCACGACGCCAGATGACGGCGTTGCCACAGCGTGTTCCATCCGTCCAGAGGCCGCCTCATTGCCAAATCCAAACTCCGTTTCGACGTGGGGTCGGTCTCAACCAAACGCGCGGGGAGGCCGCACGGAGGGGAGCCTCTCGATTCTCGAGAACACAGCAACGCTGCGCCAGCCGTGCTTTTGACTTGACGCGGGGTGGCGTGTGTTCCACTTGCTCTCGAATACTATGGATACCATATCGCGACGAAACCCTCACTTGGTTTCTTGTTGAGTTTCTGCCAAGGAGCGCTGGGTGGGAGTCCAAGTGCCGGCTTGGATGCCACGGATCCACCGTCCGAAACCGACCAGGAGGGCGAGGTTCATCGCTACGAACAGGGTCGCTAAGCGGGCGGGTTTGAGCCAACGCGGGCGGTTGGGCAGCCAGGCACCCAAAACCGCCAGACCATAGAACCCTCCTTGAATCGCCAGGGTGACGCCGAAGGGGGATGAAAGGTCCCGCGCGGCTAGCGGAAGGTTGGCCACCAGGGCGGCGATGAGACCGAATGGAGTCAGCCATCGCGCGACTTTATGGGCCAGGAAGCACCAGGCAGTCCAACCGTGGCGGGGGTGGATCAGGCCGACGAGCCACGCCAGGCTTTGAAAGCCACCGGCTCCGATGCGGGCGCGGCGGCGGAATTCGCTGGTCAGGTTGGGTGGTGTTTCCTCTATGGCGATCGCCTCGGGGTCGTACCAAATCAACCGCCGAGTTTCGAGTTTAGAGATGAGGGGGATCACGAAGTCGTCCACGATCGTTTCGGCGGGGATCGCCCGGTAGTCCGCTTTTCTCATGGCGTAGATTGCGCCGTTGGCCCCTAAAAGGGCCCCCAGCCGTCCTTCGGCGGTTTTGATCGCGGTTTCGTATCGCCAGTAGAGGCTGTCGAGGTTGCGTCCCGTGACCGAATCGACCAGGATCAGTTTGCCGCAGACCGTACCGATCGACTTGTCGGCGAACCAGCGGATCAGGCGGCGGGCAGCCTGGGGTTGGTAAAAGGTGTTGGCGTCGCTGAACAGGATGAAGTCAATGTCCTCAGGAAGCGCGGCGACCGCGTCGTTGAGATTGGCCGCCTTGCCCCGTCTTGGAAACCCTGCTCGCAGTTGGATACGGTGGGGCCCCCACCGTCTCTGGTAATCCGCCACGATCTCGTTGGTGCCGTCGGTCGAGCCGTCGGAGGCCACCACGATCAGCAGACGGTCGGGTGGGTAGTCGGTCGCTAGCGCGTTGTCCAGGCGGGCGGCGATGGTGCCCTGTTCGTTATGGGCGGCAATCACCAGCGCGAGTTTGGGAGGGGGGTCGGGAAAGGGGATGGTTGTGCGGCGAACAGTCTTCGCGTCGCCGGCGTCGTCAAACGCCAAAGGCGTCCAGGTGGTCATGCGGGCGGCCGTCAGCACAATCAGCGGGTGAATCAGATAACTGACCGTCGGCAGCCCCAGACCACCGACCATCATCGCCAGGGCGATGGTCTCCAGAATGGTTCCCCCCCAAATTGACGCAAGCAGGGTGATCCCACCCGAAAGGGGCAAAGAAGGAGTCATAAGTCGGCCCACTCTGCGTCGGCCTCCTCCGCGGAGCGTTGGCGGACCACGCGGGCCGGAATGCCGACCGCCGTGGCGTAGGCGGGCACGTCGTGAAGCACCACCGCGTTGGCTCCGATCCGGGCGTGGTCGCCAATGGTCACCGCCCCCAGCACCTTGCAGCCCGCCCCGAGGAACACCCCGTTGCCCAACACCGGCGAGCGTCGCTTTTCTGCTCCAATCGTCACTTGATGCTCAATATGAATGTCCTGACCGCCCCGAGTCGCGCCATTGATCACGATGCCTTGCGAATGAATGAACACGAGTCCAGGACCAAACTCAGCTCCTCGACCGATGATGCATTGACCAATCATAACATTGAGTTTATTGAAGATCATTTCGAGCGGCGTGAGCCGCCAGGCCCGACTCTGTTGCATAGCGCGATACAAAATCATGGCGGCGGTGCCGTCGGTCAACAGGGTCTTGATGAGGTTAGGCCAATGGTCGTCGCCGTAACACCACTTGGCCTTATTGCGGAGGTCGCGTCCCAGGTGCTTGAGCATGGGCGTGTCACCGCGTTCTTGCTGAATCGTGGTCGGAGGTCGTCGAGGGGACTTCAGGCCAATCTCTTTCGATTCGAGATCGCCAATTTCTTTCGCCCTAGGTGGCGTGGCGTGACATGAGAGAACATGGCGCCACGTTTGGTTTGCTGAGGGGACGATCAAAACGAGGTCGCCAATTCCCGGACCAGCTCATGGGTCGAATCGTTGGCAATGGCGTGGAAGTTGAGCCGACGATACCACGCTCCGGTCAATTCGGCCACCATGTTGAGCAAAACGCTCTGATCGTTTTTTTCCGCAGCGTTGGGGTCGCTGGCGTGGTCCAGGGCGAAGATCCGGGTCGCGGTGATCTCGAAGTCTTGGCGGATGGTGCGAAGCACCTCGTCCTGGGTCAGTCGGCTGTTGCGATCGCTGTTGGTTCGGTTCAAGATTACCACAGAAGTAATCTTGGTTGGATTGGAGTGGCGACGAATCCGATTCGAGACCTCGGCCAGGGCTTCCCGAACCGCCGCGGGTCGATTCGACGCGGTCAGGTTGGCGATCCGCTCCAGCACCTCGTCGCGTCGCCACTTGAGAAGAACCCGTTCAAATTGGACGCGGGGCTGATAGTCGTAGGTCAGGAGCGTCACCTCGTCGTCGTCGCCGAGTTGGTTCACCAAGTCGCGGGCGGTTTGTTTCATCGCGTCCAGGTCGGTGGGAGGACCAGGTTGAGCTTGGTCGTTGGCTTGAGACAGATCCAGCGCCAGGATGAGCTGATTGGTTTTACGGCAGGCGCGCCACAGGTTCAAGACTTGCTCGACGACCTCCGCGCGGGGAACCTCCAGAAGCTGACGGGGTTGCTCGGGATCGACACCGTAGGCGAGGCTAAAAGGCGAATCCGGCGCGGTCAAGCTTAGGAGTGGCGGGACGCGATCGCCCTCGGACTGGGATCCTCCGGGGCGGAACCCGTATTTCAGGGCAATGGTCTGGGTCTCCGCGGACATCAGGGCGTCGCGGTAGATTGACC encodes:
- a CDS encoding sugar transferase, with the protein product MSSTSFEGELDGHSLRSTTPGLDATSPPIAALEYIPSEAVLRVKRVMDLSLALLLIPITLPLIAVCIVAVRISSPGPGLYRQVRLGRGGRPFIMYKIRSMRNDSEAKTGAVWCQPRDPRITRLGMFLRKSHLDELPQLFNVLRGEMSLVGPRPERPEIVEQIAPKIAGYRARMAVPPGITGLAQISLPPDVELDDVRRKLIYDLHYIERIGLTHDLKLIVATLLGICKIDESRIRRWLGLTVPDLPDHLRRRPTAGQQVHASN
- a CDS encoding glycosyltransferase family 2 protein, whose protein sequence is MTPSLPLSGGITLLASIWGGTILETIALAMMVGGLGLPTVSYLIHPLIVLTAARMTTWTPLAFDDAGDAKTVRRTTIPFPDPPPKLALVIAAHNEQGTIAARLDNALATDYPPDRLLIVVASDGSTDGTNEIVADYQRRWGPHRIQLRAGFPRRGKAANLNDAVAALPEDIDFILFSDANTFYQPQAARRLIRWFADKSIGTVCGKLILVDSVTGRNLDSLYWRYETAIKTAEGRLGALLGANGAIYAMRKADYRAIPAETIVDDFVIPLISKLETRRLIWYDPEAIAIEETPPNLTSEFRRRARIGAGGFQSLAWLVGLIHPRHGWTAWCFLAHKVARWLTPFGLIAALVANLPLAARDLSSPFGVTLAIQGGFYGLAVLGAWLPNRPRWLKPARLATLFVAMNLALLVGFGRWIRGIQAGTWTPTQRSLAETQQETK
- a CDS encoding serine O-acetyltransferase — its product is MLKHLGRDLRNKAKWCYGDDHWPNLIKTLLTDGTAAMILYRAMQQSRAWRLTPLEMIFNKLNVMIGQCIIGRGAEFGPGLVFIHSQGIVINGATRGGQDIHIEHQVTIGAEKRRSPVLGNGVFLGAGCKVLGAVTIGDHARIGANAVVLHDVPAYATAVGIPARVVRQRSAEEADAEWADL